From a single Deltaproteobacteria bacterium GWA2_45_12 genomic region:
- a CDS encoding 50S ribosomal protein L13, with product MATYQAKKGLVERKWHVINLEDKVLGRAATQIANILRGKNKAQYTPHVDVGDFVVAINASKIRLTGNKLEQKQYYWHSSYPGGIKSVSAQKLLKTKPNQVLIEAVKGMLPKNILGRKLIKKLKIYSGADHPHVAQKPEAYSL from the coding sequence ATGGCAACGTATCAAGCAAAAAAAGGGTTAGTGGAACGTAAATGGCATGTCATTAATCTTGAAGATAAGGTTTTAGGCCGTGCAGCCACACAGATTGCCAATATTTTAAGAGGGAAAAACAAGGCCCAATATACACCCCATGTGGACGTGGGTGATTTTGTGGTGGCTATTAATGCTTCCAAAATCAGGCTTACCGGCAATAAACTGGAACAAAAGCAGTATTACTGGCACAGTTCCTATCCTGGAGGAATCAAGTCGGTGTCAGCCCAAAAACTTTTAAAAACAAAACCCAATCAGGTTTTGATCGAAGCAGTTAAAGGGATGTTGCCCAAAAATATTTTGGGACGCAAATTAATTAAAAAATTAAAAATTTATTCGGGTGCCGACCATCCCCATGTGGCTCAAAAACCCGAAGCCTATTCTTTGTGA
- a CDS encoding phosphoglycerate kinase yields the protein MIKTIDQFQLHEKKVFIRADFNLSIKDGVITDDTRLKESLPTIEYSIKQGAKVILASHLGRPKGKRDEKYSLMPVAELLSAILKKDILFPEDCIGDAARKLALEMRAGDVMLLENLRFHEEEEANDENFSKKLAGLAEVYINDAFGTAHRAHASTFGMVPFFKEKGMGLLMQKEVKCLSQLLQSPAKPFVVVLGGAKVSDKIEIIENLLGQIDALCIGGGMAYTFLKAMGKDIGRSLLEESKINQAKRIIKRTEEKGIPLLLPVDSVLTEKLEGKIVYHVQSTDRPWGNEMGVDIGPETVKVFAKHLREAKTIFWNGPMGIFEMPPFDQGTFEVTRIISEVDCFSIVGGGDSLAAIMKTGLSDHFTHLSTGGGASMEFLAGKTLPGIKALEI from the coding sequence ATGATCAAAACCATCGATCAATTTCAACTTCATGAAAAAAAGGTTTTCATCCGTGCCGACTTTAACCTAAGCATTAAAGACGGCGTCATCACAGATGATACACGCCTTAAAGAATCACTGCCCACTATTGAATATTCCATAAAACAGGGAGCCAAGGTCATCCTGGCCTCACACTTAGGACGCCCCAAAGGGAAAAGGGACGAAAAATACAGTTTAATGCCCGTTGCCGAGCTTTTAAGTGCCATCCTTAAAAAGGATATTCTTTTTCCGGAAGATTGTATCGGGGATGCTGCGCGAAAATTGGCCCTTGAAATGAGGGCCGGGGATGTCATGCTTTTGGAAAATCTGCGTTTCCATGAGGAGGAGGAAGCCAACGACGAAAACTTTTCCAAAAAACTCGCTGGATTAGCCGAAGTCTACATTAATGATGCTTTTGGGACAGCCCATCGGGCCCATGCCTCCACTTTCGGCATGGTTCCCTTTTTCAAAGAAAAAGGCATGGGACTTCTGATGCAAAAAGAAGTCAAATGCTTAAGCCAGCTTTTACAGAGCCCGGCCAAACCTTTTGTTGTGGTCCTTGGCGGAGCCAAGGTTTCCGATAAAATTGAGATTATCGAAAATTTGCTGGGCCAAATTGATGCCCTCTGCATTGGGGGAGGGATGGCTTACACCTTTCTTAAAGCCATGGGCAAAGACATTGGCCGTTCTCTTTTGGAAGAATCAAAAATCAACCAAGCCAAAAGAATCATTAAACGAACCGAAGAAAAGGGAATCCCCCTTCTTCTCCCTGTTGATTCTGTTCTTACAGAAAAACTGGAAGGTAAAATTGTTTATCATGTCCAATCAACAGATCGGCCTTGGGGAAATGAAATGGGCGTTGATATTGGCCCGGAAACAGTAAAAGTTTTTGCAAAACATCTTCGGGAGGCCAAAACTATTTTCTGGAATGGCCCCATGGGCATTTTTGAAATGCCTCCTTTTGATCAAGGAACCTTCGAAGTAACACGAATCATTTCCGAAGTTGATTGCTTCTCCATTGTCGGCGGTGGGGACTCATTGGCAGCTATCATGAAAACGGGGCTTTCCGATCACTTTACCCATCTTTCAACAGGGGGAGGAGCCTCAATGGAATTTTTGGCTGGAAAAACATTACCTGGAATCAAAGCTCTTGAGATATAG
- a CDS encoding type I glyceraldehyde-3-phosphate dehydrogenase, whose amino-acid sequence MIFKIGINGFGRIGRCIARALLTQKLPFQLVLLNELADVKTNAHLLKYDSVHGQLPLEVSTKNNSLIAGNHEIRLTAEKDPSKIPWKDMGVDIVLECTGLFTDKEKASLHLAGGAKKVLVSAPSKNPDITLAYGINMNQYDPKNHHIVSNASCTTNCLAPVAKVLHENFGIERGLVTTIHSYTNDQRILDVAHSDLRRARAGAISQIPTKTGAAQAVGLVLPALKGKIDGFAIRVPTPNVSCVDLVCTVSKAASKDNINQALKEAADKSLKGVLSYTDEELVSIDFNGNKHSAIVDGLSTKTIENKLIKVLAWYDNETGFSNRMLDVARYMAERL is encoded by the coding sequence ATGATCTTTAAAATTGGTATTAACGGGTTTGGTCGCATTGGCCGTTGTATCGCCCGCGCCCTTTTAACCCAAAAACTTCCCTTTCAACTCGTTCTTCTAAACGAACTCGCCGACGTAAAAACAAATGCCCATCTTTTAAAATATGATTCCGTTCACGGGCAACTTCCCCTTGAGGTAAGTACAAAAAACAATAGCTTGATCGCCGGCAATCATGAAATTCGCCTTACTGCTGAAAAAGATCCAAGCAAGATACCCTGGAAGGATATGGGGGTCGATATTGTCCTGGAATGTACCGGCCTTTTTACCGATAAGGAAAAAGCAAGCCTGCACTTGGCTGGGGGAGCCAAAAAAGTTCTGGTTTCAGCTCCTTCTAAAAATCCGGACATTACCCTCGCCTACGGGATAAACATGAATCAATACGATCCCAAAAATCATCATATTGTTTCAAACGCCTCATGCACCACCAATTGCCTGGCTCCTGTCGCCAAGGTTCTTCATGAAAATTTTGGAATCGAACGAGGCTTGGTCACCACCATTCATTCTTATACCAATGACCAGCGAATTTTGGATGTGGCTCATTCAGACTTACGCAGAGCCCGTGCTGGTGCTATTTCACAAATTCCCACAAAAACAGGGGCTGCTCAGGCTGTTGGGTTGGTCTTACCAGCTCTTAAGGGTAAAATTGATGGTTTTGCCATACGTGTCCCCACGCCCAATGTTTCCTGCGTCGATCTTGTTTGTACCGTTTCAAAAGCCGCTTCCAAAGACAACATCAACCAAGCCTTAAAAGAGGCTGCAGATAAAAGCCTTAAAGGAGTGTTAAGCTATACCGATGAAGAACTTGTCTCCATCGATTTTAACGGAAACAAACATTCAGCGATTGTAGACGGCCTTTCAACAAAAACCATTGAAAACAAACTCATCAAGGTTTTAGCCTGGTATGACAATGAAACGGGCTTTTCAAACCGCATGTTGGATGTAGCCCGGTATATGGCGGAAAGATTGTAA
- a CDS encoding HPr(Ser) kinase/phosphatase, with translation MLQVSVAELLKKDSQLNLKTVAGKKGIKRSILSPRIQKPGLALIGNTSKLHSGRVQILGKAEITYLKSLSGPKLSQIVLKMAKARVACFVVTRDNPVPKPLVGLANKHKIPILSTPLITSIFINRVTRFLEDYLTDATTVHGVLMDVFGVGILIIGKSGIGKSECALDLIMRGHRLVADDVVEIRKKSSSTLWGMASPRLQFHMEVRGLGILNIKDLFGVAATRDRKLIEIVAEIVEWNPKHNYDRLGMDQVFYTILDVSVPYIKIPVSSGRNVSTIIEVAARNTLLKARGIDSSKMFLERLDRDLADYRQDEETETPE, from the coding sequence ATGCTCCAGGTTTCCGTTGCCGAGCTTCTTAAAAAGGACAGTCAGTTAAACTTGAAGACTGTTGCCGGTAAAAAAGGGATCAAACGTTCCATATTGTCTCCCCGTATCCAAAAACCGGGATTGGCCCTTATTGGAAATACTTCCAAACTTCATTCAGGGCGGGTGCAGATTTTAGGAAAGGCAGAAATCACCTATCTTAAATCGCTTTCAGGCCCAAAGCTGTCACAAATTGTTCTCAAAATGGCCAAGGCCAGAGTCGCTTGCTTTGTCGTGACACGGGATAATCCTGTTCCCAAACCGCTGGTTGGGTTGGCGAACAAACATAAAATTCCCATTTTGAGTACCCCTCTTATTACTTCCATTTTCATCAATCGTGTCACACGTTTTTTAGAGGATTATTTAACCGATGCCACAACCGTACATGGAGTTTTGATGGATGTTTTTGGTGTGGGGATTCTCATCATCGGAAAAAGCGGCATTGGGAAAAGTGAGTGTGCCCTTGACCTGATCATGCGAGGACACAGGCTGGTAGCCGATGATGTTGTTGAAATAAGAAAAAAATCATCTTCCACTTTATGGGGGATGGCGTCCCCACGTTTGCAGTTTCATATGGAGGTAAGAGGGCTGGGTATTCTGAATATTAAAGATTTATTTGGCGTGGCCGCTACCCGAGACCGAAAACTGATCGAAATTGTCGCTGAAATTGTTGAATGGAATCCCAAACACAATTATGACCGCCTTGGGATGGACCAGGTTTTCTACACCATTTTAGATGTGTCGGTTCCGTACATAAAAATTCCTGTTTCCTCAGGTAGGAATGTTTCCACCATTATCGAAGTGGCGGCCAGGAATACTTTGCTTAAAGCCCGTGGGATTGATTCATCCAAGATGTTTTTGGAAAGACTTGATCGGGATCTGGCCGATTATCGCCAAGATGAAGAAACAGAAACACCGGAATGA
- a CDS encoding N-acetyl-gamma-glutamyl-phosphate reductase, translated as MPQKIKVGIVGATGYTGVELARLLLNHSHVDLSFLTSQQYSGQNLSQVYPAFEGHDLALEELNVALMAKRVDAVFLCLPHHEAMNTAKSFLDKGVKVLDLSADFRLKEASTYEKWYGPHSQKEILKEAVYGLPELHRAQIKKAKLVACPGCYPTSIILGLAPLLSEKLISSEDIICDSKSGVSGAGRSAKIETLFCEVNESFKPYNIGKHRHTPEIEQELSQLAGQDTKILFSPHLVPMDRGILSTIYAKPTRKLSSKDFTDCFKKFYKNEKFIRILPVGSFPATASVRGTNFCHISVLLDARTGRVVVCSAIDNLTKGASGQAIQALNVMHGFSEDLGLSNTALIP; from the coding sequence ATGCCTCAAAAAATCAAAGTCGGCATTGTGGGGGCAACAGGTTATACCGGTGTGGAACTGGCACGCCTTTTATTAAATCATTCCCATGTCGATCTTTCTTTTCTGACTTCCCAGCAATATTCCGGACAGAACTTATCCCAGGTGTATCCTGCTTTTGAAGGGCACGATTTGGCTCTTGAAGAATTGAATGTGGCTTTGATGGCCAAACGGGTCGATGCGGTTTTTTTATGCCTGCCCCATCATGAGGCCATGAATACAGCTAAAAGTTTTCTGGATAAAGGTGTGAAGGTTTTAGATTTATCAGCGGATTTTCGACTCAAAGAGGCTTCCACTTACGAAAAATGGTACGGCCCCCACTCGCAAAAAGAAATTCTTAAAGAAGCTGTGTATGGTCTGCCAGAACTCCATCGCGCCCAAATAAAAAAGGCCAAGCTCGTTGCCTGCCCTGGTTGTTATCCCACCAGCATTATTTTGGGGCTGGCTCCACTTTTATCCGAAAAACTCATCTCTTCAGAAGATATTATTTGTGATTCCAAATCGGGTGTGTCTGGGGCCGGACGTTCGGCCAAAATTGAAACTTTGTTCTGCGAGGTCAATGAATCTTTTAAACCCTATAATATTGGTAAGCATCGGCACACACCAGAAATTGAGCAGGAACTTTCCCAATTAGCCGGGCAAGATACCAAAATTCTTTTTTCCCCGCACTTGGTTCCCATGGATCGGGGAATCCTTTCAACAATTTACGCAAAACCGACACGGAAATTATCATCGAAGGATTTCACAGATTGTTTTAAGAAATTCTACAAGAATGAAAAATTTATTCGTATTCTTCCCGTAGGAAGTTTTCCGGCTACTGCCAGTGTTCGTGGCACCAATTTCTGCCACATAAGTGTTCTTCTTGATGCCCGCACGGGCCGTGTTGTTGTTTGTTCTGCCATTGACAACCTGACCAAAGGAGCTTCCGGCCAGGCCATCCAGGCATTGAATGTGATGCATGGATTTTCTGAAGATCTTGGTTTGTCAAATACGGCGCTGATTCCATAA
- a CDS encoding 30S ribosomal protein S9, with product MSIPKRFFGVGKRKTAVARLYITPGKGDILVNGKPMEAYFGRESLRIVVLQPMDVTGNLAKFNMVVNVFGGGPSAQAQALRHGLARALLSLNPDYRKPLHRNGFLTRDSRKVERKKYGHRKARKSTQYSKR from the coding sequence ATGAGTATCCCAAAACGATTTTTTGGTGTTGGTAAAAGAAAAACAGCGGTTGCTCGCTTGTACATCACTCCGGGCAAAGGTGATATTTTAGTTAATGGCAAACCCATGGAAGCCTATTTTGGCCGGGAAAGTTTAAGAATCGTTGTGTTGCAGCCCATGGATGTGACGGGCAACTTAGCCAAGTTTAACATGGTGGTTAATGTTTTTGGAGGTGGGCCTTCAGCCCAGGCTCAGGCTTTGCGTCATGGTTTGGCCAGAGCTTTACTTTCCCTGAACCCTGATTATCGCAAGCCTTTGCATCGCAACGGCTTTCTTACACGCGACTCCCGCAAGGTTGAACGTAAAAAATACGGTCATCGGAAAGCACGTAAGAGCACACAGTACAGCAAACGTTAA
- a CDS encoding RNA polymerase sigma-54 factor, with the protein MAIELKQSLKLSQQLVITPQLQQAIKLLQLSRIELSDMIQDELLENPMLEEGPQEEDEEVPTEVAKEIEVEGELDKSHEAQAEVGTKDGELPEPKEFDWENYMGTYNAPGEDLRSFANSDELPNYENITPKPTTLHDHLDWQLKMANLAEWEEEIALTILGVLDDNGYLTSSLEEIAEKNSYKLENVKDVLEYVQELDPLGVGARDLKECLLLQSRPFVAERSLLESIIKDHLSLLERKDYLTLAKKLKQPIKKVIHCAHIIEAMEPKPGRPFGKSEVQYITPDVYVYKMGDDYAVVLNEEGLPKLRVSNFYRNMMSGEKKSNPDAKGYIQDKLKSAVWLIKSIHQRQRTLYKVSKCIVGFQKEFFDKGINFLKPMILKDVAEEVGVHESTVSRATNSKYMHTPQGIFELKYFFNNGVSSSDGTPDVASETVKDKVRTIISSEDVCNPYSDKDITDMLKKVNIDIARRTVAKYREMLGILPSSRRRQLYPQDK; encoded by the coding sequence ATGGCGATCGAACTTAAACAAAGTTTAAAATTATCCCAGCAGTTGGTTATTACCCCCCAACTGCAGCAAGCCATTAAATTACTTCAGTTATCCCGTATTGAACTTTCTGACATGATCCAGGATGAGCTTCTTGAGAACCCCATGTTGGAAGAAGGACCTCAAGAGGAAGATGAAGAAGTCCCCACTGAAGTAGCCAAAGAAATAGAGGTGGAAGGGGAACTCGATAAATCGCATGAGGCTCAGGCAGAGGTAGGTACCAAAGACGGGGAATTACCCGAACCCAAAGAGTTTGACTGGGAAAACTACATGGGAACCTATAATGCCCCTGGAGAAGATCTGCGAAGTTTTGCCAATTCAGACGAGTTACCCAATTACGAAAATATTACCCCCAAACCCACTACGCTCCACGATCATCTTGATTGGCAGTTAAAAATGGCTAATTTGGCGGAATGGGAAGAAGAGATTGCGCTGACCATTCTGGGTGTTTTGGATGATAACGGTTATTTAACTTCCTCATTGGAAGAAATCGCTGAAAAAAATTCTTATAAGTTAGAAAATGTTAAAGACGTTTTGGAATATGTCCAAGAGCTTGATCCTTTGGGTGTTGGGGCCAGGGATCTTAAGGAATGTCTTCTTCTTCAATCTCGTCCCTTTGTTGCGGAACGCAGCCTTCTTGAATCCATTATCAAAGATCATTTATCTTTGTTGGAACGTAAAGACTACCTCACTTTAGCCAAGAAGTTAAAACAACCCATCAAGAAAGTGATTCATTGTGCCCATATCATTGAAGCCATGGAACCCAAACCCGGGCGCCCTTTTGGGAAGTCGGAGGTTCAATACATAACCCCGGATGTTTATGTTTATAAAATGGGGGATGATTATGCCGTTGTTCTTAATGAAGAGGGGTTGCCTAAATTGCGTGTCAGCAATTTTTATCGCAACATGATGTCAGGTGAAAAAAAATCAAATCCGGACGCCAAGGGTTATATACAGGACAAGCTTAAAAGTGCGGTGTGGCTTATCAAAAGCATTCATCAGCGGCAGCGTACCTTGTATAAAGTGAGCAAATGCATTGTCGGATTTCAGAAAGAATTTTTTGACAAGGGGATTAATTTTTTAAAACCGATGATCCTTAAAGATGTGGCTGAAGAGGTTGGTGTGCATGAATCAACGGTGAGTCGTGCCACCAACAGTAAATACATGCACACCCCCCAAGGGATCTTTGAACTCAAATATTTCTTTAATAATGGAGTCTCCAGTTCCGATGGCACGCCTGATGTGGCTTCTGAAACGGTCAAGGATAAAGTCCGTACCATTATTTCCTCTGAAGATGTCTGCAATCCTTATTCCGATAAAGACATTACGGATATGCTCAAAAAGGTGAATATTGATATCGCACGTCGTACGGTGGCCAAATATCGTGAAATGCTGGGCATTTTACCTTCATCTCGTCGACGGCAGCTTTACCCCCAAGACAAATAA
- a CDS encoding PTS fructose transporter subunit IIA, with product MKLKDILKSQAVCGDLLATDKKGVLEELSKLAEKAYPGMEADHVFKVLLERERLGSTGVGNGISIPHGKMPGLSSIVAIFGRSKKGVDFQAHDQIAAKLFFVLIAPENVVGNHLQALARLSRLLKGEAIRNQLIESPSEDLYQILINEDEKL from the coding sequence ATGAAATTAAAGGATATTCTTAAGTCCCAAGCAGTTTGCGGAGACCTTTTGGCCACTGATAAAAAAGGTGTGCTTGAAGAATTGTCCAAACTTGCTGAAAAAGCCTATCCAGGGATGGAAGCCGATCATGTTTTCAAGGTATTGCTTGAAAGGGAGCGTCTTGGTTCCACCGGTGTGGGTAATGGGATTTCAATCCCTCACGGGAAAATGCCCGGTCTTTCCTCCATTGTGGCCATATTTGGACGTTCCAAAAAGGGTGTCGATTTTCAGGCTCATGATCAAATTGCCGCCAAACTTTTTTTTGTTCTTATTGCCCCTGAAAATGTTGTCGGAAACCATCTTCAGGCACTGGCTCGTCTCTCACGTTTGTTGAAAGGGGAGGCCATCCGTAATCAGCTCATCGAATCTCCAAGCGAAGATCTTTACCAAATTCTTATCAACGAAGACGAAAAACTTTAA
- a CDS encoding CTP synthase, translating to MSHSKTKFIFVTGGVVSSLGKGLASASMGALLEDRGLKVTIQKLDPYINVDPGTMSPFQHGEVFVTDDGTETDLDLGHYERFVNVRMSRLNNVTTGRIYNSVIQKERKGEYLGRTVQVIPHITDEIKGCIMKAASDVDVLIVEIGGTVGDIESLPFLEAIRQFQADVGKNNVLYVHLTLVPYIGAAEELKTKPTQHSVQKLREIGIQPDILLCRTDRALAADIKSKIALFCNLNSTCVMTARDVQSIYEVPLNLHEEGLDDKIVEFLNIWTRKPDLQVWKDLVSKIKSAEKLVTIAVVGKYVHLTDAYKSLNEALYHAGFNQNAKVKLKFVDSETLEQDSANLDEAFLEIQGILIPGGFGNRGIEGKIKAIEYARTRKIPFYGICLGMQLAVIEFARHVAGLKGANSIEFDPNTPFPVIHLMQEQKAVFNKGATMRLGAYPCVLKKGTRAFENYGEKEISERHRHRYEFNNAFREQLENKGLVISGTSPDNSLVEMVELKDHPWFVAVQFHPEFKSRPMLPHPLFFHFIEASLEYAAQKNWAEKKVQIQQNHPFKKVGSPKMNQKTSKGFK from the coding sequence ATGTCTCATTCAAAGACTAAATTTATTTTTGTGACAGGTGGTGTTGTTTCTTCCTTGGGGAAAGGCTTGGCCAGTGCTTCCATGGGGGCGCTTCTTGAAGACCGTGGACTTAAGGTTACCATTCAAAAACTAGATCCCTATATCAATGTTGACCCTGGAACCATGAGCCCCTTTCAGCATGGGGAGGTTTTTGTCACCGATGATGGGACAGAAACCGATTTGGACTTGGGGCACTATGAACGTTTTGTCAATGTGCGCATGTCCCGTCTGAATAACGTCACCACGGGGCGTATTTATAATTCAGTCATCCAAAAAGAAAGAAAAGGCGAGTATTTGGGAAGAACCGTTCAGGTCATTCCCCACATCACTGACGAAATCAAGGGATGCATCATGAAGGCGGCAAGTGATGTCGATGTTCTTATTGTGGAAATCGGAGGAACGGTGGGGGATATTGAAAGTCTTCCCTTTCTGGAAGCCATTCGTCAATTTCAGGCCGATGTCGGAAAAAACAATGTCTTGTATGTTCATTTAACTTTAGTCCCTTATATTGGGGCTGCTGAAGAACTGAAGACCAAACCCACCCAACACAGTGTCCAAAAATTACGCGAAATTGGGATCCAGCCCGATATTTTGCTTTGCCGTACCGACCGTGCATTGGCGGCTGATATTAAATCAAAAATAGCCTTGTTTTGTAATTTAAACTCCACCTGTGTGATGACAGCGCGCGACGTGCAAAGTATTTATGAAGTTCCACTTAATCTGCATGAAGAAGGTCTGGATGACAAAATTGTGGAATTTTTGAATATCTGGACGCGCAAGCCCGATCTTCAGGTTTGGAAAGATCTTGTTTCCAAAATCAAGTCAGCCGAAAAATTGGTGACCATTGCTGTGGTAGGCAAATATGTTCATTTAACAGATGCTTATAAAAGTCTTAATGAAGCTCTTTATCATGCGGGTTTTAATCAGAATGCCAAGGTGAAGCTTAAGTTTGTTGATTCAGAAACTTTAGAGCAAGATTCGGCCAATCTGGATGAGGCCTTTCTTGAAATTCAGGGTATTTTGATTCCGGGTGGTTTTGGGAATCGGGGGATTGAGGGTAAAATCAAAGCGATTGAATATGCGCGTACGCGTAAAATTCCTTTCTATGGTATTTGCTTGGGGATGCAACTGGCTGTCATTGAGTTTGCGCGCCATGTTGCCGGTCTTAAAGGAGCCAATAGCATTGAGTTTGACCCGAATACGCCTTTTCCTGTTATTCACCTCATGCAAGAACAAAAAGCTGTTTTTAACAAAGGAGCCACCATGCGTTTGGGGGCTTATCCTTGCGTCCTTAAAAAAGGAACGCGTGCTTTTGAAAATTATGGAGAAAAGGAAATTTCAGAACGTCATCGTCATCGTTATGAGTTCAATAATGCTTTTAGAGAACAGCTTGAAAATAAGGGATTGGTTATTAGTGGGACAAGCCCCGATAACTCCTTAGTTGAGATGGTTGAACTTAAGGATCATCCTTGGTTTGTAGCTGTCCAGTTTCATCCTGAATTTAAATCTCGTCCCATGCTTCCCCATCCACTCTTTTTCCATTTTATTGAAGCCAGTCTTGAGTATGCGGCTCAAAAAAATTGGGCTGAAAAAAAGGTGCAAATTCAACAAAATCATCCTTTTAAAAAAGTGGGTTCTCCAAAGATGAACCAAAAAACCTCGAAAGGTTTCAAGTAG
- a CDS encoding phosphoenolpyruvate--protein phosphotransferase translates to MKKSKQKSFGHKLQGEKVSPGIVTGRVFLFGAPSLVVPQYWIHSGQVADQTKRFLQAIEASRTQLEGIKSKLCRIQGRDHITILDSYSLLLQDELIVRNTIHTIEKELVNAEWALKNTLQEVKKTFSKINHDYIRQRQDDIDYIGNAILRNLMGTKQELVQRVPAHSIVVARDISAAETLYLDRFHIAALVTEGGNPNSHMAIVARSLALPTLVDVNGLLNFVSHGDEVIVDGEEGVLIIKPSQKQKTAYQNIRKKVLDRRRQFLLDVRKESITQDHHEMEVWANMEVLDEIPSIVHAGATGVGLLRSEFLFMDRDQLPSEAEQEEVYRDVLKKLKGKEVILRTFDLGADKYWPHSEMAQQNNPALGLRAVRLAMHDKTLFETQLRAMFKAACGFDHLKICFPLISSIDEWRKIKTMSGEIRQNLKRQKYSVPKIPFGMMIETPSAVMEVDLLAHESDFICVGTNDLIQYTLACDRTNEWVKDLYCAHHPSILRLLQRIIHVAPSNTQITVCGEIASDPMYLWLLMGLGYTRLSMNPASIPMIKTMIRQSYLSEAQHLTHKLMESGSLLEAGKILSGTMKSRFPEYFQ, encoded by the coding sequence ATGAAAAAGAGTAAGCAAAAATCTTTTGGCCATAAACTGCAGGGAGAGAAGGTTTCCCCCGGTATTGTTACAGGCCGGGTTTTTCTTTTTGGAGCTCCTTCCCTTGTTGTCCCCCAATATTGGATTCATTCGGGCCAGGTTGCCGATCAGACCAAACGGTTTTTGCAGGCCATTGAGGCCAGTCGTACCCAGCTGGAAGGCATCAAATCAAAATTGTGCCGTATTCAGGGACGTGATCACATCACCATTCTTGATTCGTATTCCCTTCTTTTACAGGACGAACTTATTGTTCGTAATACCATTCACACCATTGAAAAAGAATTGGTGAATGCCGAGTGGGCCTTAAAGAACACCTTGCAAGAGGTTAAAAAAACTTTTTCTAAAATCAATCATGATTATATTCGCCAGCGTCAGGATGATATTGACTACATTGGCAATGCCATCTTGAGAAATTTGATGGGAACCAAGCAGGAGCTGGTTCAGCGCGTGCCTGCGCATTCCATTGTTGTGGCGCGTGATATTTCTGCGGCTGAAACCCTTTATCTTGACCGGTTTCACATTGCAGCCCTTGTGACTGAAGGGGGAAACCCGAACTCACACATGGCTATTGTCGCCCGATCGCTGGCACTTCCGACATTGGTTGATGTCAATGGCCTGTTAAACTTTGTAAGCCACGGGGATGAAGTGATTGTGGATGGCGAGGAGGGTGTTTTAATCATAAAGCCAAGTCAAAAGCAGAAAACAGCCTACCAAAATATCAGGAAAAAAGTTTTAGACAGACGTCGTCAATTTCTTTTGGATGTTCGTAAGGAAAGCATTACCCAAGACCACCATGAAATGGAAGTCTGGGCCAATATGGAAGTGCTTGATGAGATCCCCTCCATTGTTCATGCGGGGGCCACGGGCGTGGGCTTATTACGCAGCGAGTTTTTATTTATGGATCGCGATCAACTTCCTTCGGAAGCGGAACAAGAAGAAGTTTATCGTGATGTTTTAAAAAAATTAAAAGGCAAGGAAGTTATTTTGCGCACCTTTGACTTGGGGGCCGATAAATATTGGCCCCATAGTGAAATGGCACAGCAAAATAACCCGGCCCTTGGTTTAAGGGCTGTACGCCTTGCCATGCATGACAAGACCCTGTTTGAAACCCAATTGCGTGCCATGTTCAAGGCGGCTTGTGGGTTTGATCATTTGAAAATCTGTTTTCCCCTTATTTCCTCCATAGACGAATGGAGAAAAATAAAAACCATGTCGGGTGAAATCCGGCAAAACCTTAAAAGGCAGAAGTATTCTGTTCCAAAAATTCCCTTTGGGATGATGATTGAAACGCCCTCGGCTGTCATGGAAGTTGATTTGTTGGCCCATGAATCTGATTTTATCTGTGTAGGAACCAATGATCTTATTCAATATACACTTGCCTGTGATCGTACCAATGAATGGGTAAAAGACTTGTACTGTGCGCATCACCCTTCCATTTTAAGATTGCTTCAACGCATTATCCATGTAGCTCCTTCAAATACTCAAATTACCGTTTGCGGGGAGATAGCTTCAGACCCCATGTATTTATGGCTTTTGATGGGCCTGGGATATACCAGATTAAGCATGAATCCGGCTTCGATCCCGATGATAAAAACCATGATACGACAATCTTATTTATCCGAGGCCCAACATTTAACCCATAAACTGATGGAATCAGGTTCCCTCCTTGAAGCGGGGAAAATACTATCGGGCACCATGAAGTCAAGATTTCCTGAATATTTTCAATAG